A DNA window from Longimicrobiaceae bacterium contains the following coding sequences:
- a CDS encoding zinc ribbon domain-containing protein, protein MTPSEQQQTGTETTAELLARRTQLQEWLARLDEVGSDIPAQVARRVREDYEQRLAAVMAELAAHSEALASDRERLEERLLAAAERHDAAIEALEEARLRHRIGELSDEHWEERRPGLEAEVAAAAEERAKTEREMAALDDLLRQVAVGTHDDEATVEDGGPAAATPADGPAWDADAPVSEAPQPTSFADAAAEWDPDLPLLEEVVVPAPQEDSAEGGEGSREGSAHPPQASFGGVAAPDDELVEITAFAAEAEALANELDPEHRDDDYAFLQELDRAIAATAPRAPAEEDVPSAETRPQPGLKCPECGYSNDPAAWYCGVCGVDLG, encoded by the coding sequence ATGACTCCTTCCGAACAGCAGCAGACGGGAACGGAGACCACGGCCGAGCTATTGGCGCGGCGGACCCAACTCCAGGAATGGCTTGCCCGACTGGACGAGGTGGGCAGTGATATTCCCGCCCAGGTGGCCCGGCGCGTCCGCGAGGACTACGAACAGCGGCTGGCGGCGGTGATGGCCGAGCTGGCCGCGCACTCGGAGGCGCTGGCCAGCGATCGCGAGCGCCTCGAGGAACGGCTCCTTGCTGCGGCCGAGCGACATGATGCCGCGATCGAAGCGCTGGAGGAGGCGCGTCTGCGGCACAGGATCGGCGAGCTCTCCGACGAGCACTGGGAGGAGCGCCGTCCGGGGTTGGAAGCGGAAGTTGCCGCCGCGGCCGAGGAGCGCGCGAAGACGGAGCGCGAGATGGCCGCGCTGGACGACCTCCTCCGCCAGGTCGCGGTAGGCACTCATGATGACGAGGCTACAGTTGAGGACGGTGGTCCTGCGGCGGCGACGCCTGCGGACGGGCCGGCGTGGGACGCGGATGCTCCGGTCTCCGAGGCGCCGCAACCTACCTCGTTTGCCGACGCCGCGGCCGAGTGGGATCCCGATCTGCCGCTCCTGGAAGAGGTAGTCGTACCCGCGCCGCAGGAGGACTCGGCGGAGGGAGGGGAGGGATCCCGGGAGGGATCTGCGCATCCGCCCCAGGCCTCCTTCGGCGGCGTCGCCGCGCCGGACGATGAGCTGGTGGAGATCACGGCCTTTGCCGCGGAGGCGGAGGCGCTCGCCAACGAGCTCGACCCGGAGCATCGCGACGACGACTACGCATTCCTCCAGGAGCTCGATCGGGCGATCGCCGCCACGGCGCCGCGCGCTCCCGCCGAGGAGGACGTGCCGTCTGCCGAGACCCGCCCGCAGCCCGGATTGAAGTGCCCGGAGTGCGGCTACTCCAACGATCCGGCCGCCTGGTACTGCGGCGTGTGCGGCGTGGATCTGGGATGA